Proteins encoded in a region of the Mycolicibacterium neoaurum genome:
- a CDS encoding type II toxin-antitoxin system death-on-curing family toxin, which translates to MTEYLDLEDLIEIARRAIDKDVVIRDHGLLESALSRPRATVFGEDAYPDLFVKAAALMHSIARNHALVDGNKRLAWTACRTFLALNERWVHAPEDDRFDFVVQVATGAEPDLDRIADMLRAWCA; encoded by the coding sequence GTGACCGAGTACCTGGACCTCGAGGACCTCATCGAGATCGCGCGCCGAGCCATCGACAAAGACGTGGTCATCCGTGACCATGGACTGCTCGAATCCGCCCTGTCCCGGCCCCGCGCGACCGTGTTCGGCGAGGATGCCTACCCCGATCTCTTCGTCAAGGCCGCGGCGCTGATGCACTCGATCGCGCGCAATCACGCACTGGTCGACGGCAACAAGCGGCTGGCGTGGACCGCATGCCGGACGTTCCTGGCGCTCAACGAGCGATGGGTGCATGCGCCGGAGGACGATCGTTTCGACTTCGTCGTTCAGGTCGCGACAGGCGCGGAGCCGGACTTGGATCGCATTGCCGATATGCTCCGCGCGTGGTGCGCTTGA
- a CDS encoding mechanosensitive ion channel family protein, translated as MDVVNLAFEWTDTNKHWLIEVPIRVVVYMLVALIARFVLHRMIDRATTGRNPKIIDDAEPKRAGRLRNLRERGNAASAAKAAARRQQRAQTIGSVLKSTVSIVLLVWVVLSVLNVFGVNIAPFIASAGVVGLAIGFGAQNLVRDFVTGVFMLLEDQYGVGDTVDLGEASGEVESVGLRITTVRDIDGTLWYVRNGEIARVGNMSQDYAVARIEVPVALNADLQHAERVALDAAREAVKDDVIAAKVLGEPEMLGVQTMSSDQVTLRLTIKTKPNAQWSVQRRLRREILRAYDENGIDLPYPQLRTPVSVNGEAE; from the coding sequence ATGGATGTGGTCAACCTTGCCTTCGAATGGACGGATACCAACAAGCACTGGCTGATCGAAGTTCCCATCCGCGTCGTGGTGTACATGCTGGTCGCGTTGATCGCGCGTTTCGTGCTGCATCGCATGATCGACCGCGCCACCACCGGCCGCAATCCCAAGATCATCGACGATGCCGAACCCAAGCGGGCCGGTCGGCTGCGGAATCTGCGCGAGCGCGGCAACGCGGCCAGCGCCGCCAAGGCTGCCGCCCGCCGTCAGCAGCGCGCCCAGACCATCGGTTCGGTGCTGAAGTCGACGGTGTCGATCGTGCTGCTCGTCTGGGTGGTGCTCAGCGTGCTGAACGTCTTCGGGGTCAACATCGCACCGTTCATCGCCTCGGCCGGTGTGGTCGGACTGGCCATCGGCTTCGGCGCGCAGAACCTGGTCCGCGACTTCGTCACCGGCGTCTTCATGCTCCTCGAAGACCAGTACGGCGTCGGGGACACCGTGGACCTGGGTGAGGCCAGCGGTGAGGTCGAAAGCGTGGGCCTGCGCATCACCACCGTCCGCGATATCGACGGCACCCTCTGGTACGTGCGCAATGGCGAGATCGCCCGGGTGGGGAACATGAGTCAGGATTACGCCGTCGCACGCATCGAGGTGCCGGTGGCGCTGAACGCCGACCTGCAACACGCCGAACGGGTGGCCCTCGATGCCGCCCGCGAGGCCGTCAAGGACGACGTCATCGCGGCCAAGGTGCTCGGCGAGCCGGAAATGCTGGGCGTGCAGACGATGTCATCGGATCAGGTGACCCTGCGGCTCACCATCAAGACGAAGCCCAACGCGCAGTGGTCGGTTCAGCGTCGGCTGCGCCGCGAGATCTTGCGCGCCTACGACGAGAACGGTATCGACCTGCCCTACCCGCAACTGCGCACGCCGGTGTCGGTCAACGGCGAGGCCGAATAG
- a CDS encoding CopG family transcriptional regulator yields MGMTLRTSEEQTEALRRQAAAEGRSMQAVALAAIDEYIARHAHKSKVDSVLNRVLVEEAGVLERLKDA; encoded by the coding sequence ATGGGCATGACACTTCGTACCAGCGAGGAGCAAACCGAGGCGCTGCGTCGGCAGGCCGCCGCCGAGGGGCGATCGATGCAGGCCGTCGCGTTGGCGGCCATCGACGAATACATCGCACGGCACGCGCACAAGTCGAAGGTCGACTCGGTCCTGAATCGGGTGCTCGTCGAGGAAGCCGGAGTTCTCGAACGACTCAAAGACGCGTGA
- a CDS encoding peptide chain release factor 3, which yields MTENAVTTADTKSAARISQEAARRRTFAVISHPDAGKSTLTEALALHARVINEAGAIHGKAGRKSTVSDWMEMEKARGISITSTALQFPYRDCVINLLDTPGHADFSEDTYRVLTAVDAAVMLIDAAKGLEPQTLKLFQVCKHRGIPIITVINKWDRPGRHALELMDEIHERIGLRTTPLTWPVGIAGDFKGVMDRRKGHYIRFTRTAGGATAAPEEHIPADQAYAAAEGDWDTAVEESELLSMDGSDYDRDTFLSGESSPVLFTSAALNFGVNQLLDVLVDLAPPPGPIVDVEGNPRPVDAPFSAFVFKVQAGMDSSHRDRIAYARVCSGTFERGDVLTHAGTGKPFVTKYAQSVFGRERSTLDDAWPGDVIGLANAAALRPGDTLYRDLPVTFPPIPSFSPEYFSVVRGKDPSKHKQFRKGIEQLDQEGVVQVLRSDKRGEQAPVFAAVGPMQFEVAAHRMETEIGAAITLESLPYQVARIVDPEDAEFMNKQVSAEVLTRSDGVMLVLFSTPWRLEGFLRDNPTITLRSLVAAADG from the coding sequence ATGACCGAGAACGCCGTGACCACCGCCGACACCAAATCCGCCGCCCGGATCAGCCAGGAGGCCGCCCGTCGGCGCACCTTCGCGGTGATCAGCCACCCCGACGCCGGTAAGTCGACGCTGACCGAGGCGCTCGCCCTGCACGCCAGGGTGATCAACGAGGCCGGCGCCATCCACGGCAAGGCCGGTCGCAAGTCCACCGTCTCGGACTGGATGGAGATGGAGAAGGCCCGCGGCATCTCGATCACCTCGACCGCACTGCAGTTCCCCTACCGCGACTGCGTCATCAACCTGCTCGACACCCCCGGGCACGCCGATTTCTCCGAGGACACCTACCGGGTGCTCACCGCCGTCGATGCCGCGGTCATGCTGATCGATGCCGCCAAAGGCCTTGAGCCGCAGACCCTGAAGTTGTTCCAGGTGTGTAAGCACCGCGGTATCCCGATCATCACCGTGATCAACAAGTGGGACCGCCCGGGCCGGCACGCGCTGGAGCTGATGGACGAGATCCACGAACGCATCGGGTTGCGCACCACCCCGCTGACCTGGCCGGTCGGCATTGCCGGCGACTTCAAGGGCGTGATGGACCGCCGCAAGGGCCATTACATCCGCTTCACCCGCACCGCCGGCGGCGCGACCGCCGCCCCGGAGGAACACATCCCGGCCGACCAGGCGTACGCCGCGGCCGAGGGTGACTGGGACACGGCGGTCGAGGAATCCGAGCTGCTGTCGATGGACGGCTCGGATTATGACCGTGACACGTTCCTGTCCGGCGAGTCCTCCCCGGTGCTGTTCACCTCGGCGGCGCTGAACTTCGGGGTCAACCAGCTGCTCGACGTGCTGGTCGACCTTGCGCCCCCGCCGGGCCCGATCGTCGACGTCGAGGGGAACCCGCGCCCGGTGGACGCGCCGTTCAGCGCGTTCGTGTTCAAGGTGCAGGCCGGAATGGACTCCTCCCACCGCGACCGGATCGCCTACGCCCGGGTGTGCTCGGGCACCTTCGAGCGCGGTGATGTGCTGACCCACGCCGGTACCGGCAAACCGTTCGTCACCAAGTACGCGCAGTCGGTGTTCGGCCGGGAACGTTCCACGTTGGACGATGCCTGGCCCGGCGATGTGATCGGGCTGGCCAACGCGGCCGCACTCCGGCCGGGTGACACGCTGTATCGCGATCTGCCGGTGACGTTCCCGCCGATCCCGAGCTTCTCCCCCGAGTACTTCTCGGTGGTGCGCGGCAAGGATCCCAGCAAGCACAAGCAGTTCCGCAAGGGTATCGAGCAGCTCGATCAAGAGGGTGTGGTGCAGGTCCTGCGCTCGGACAAGCGCGGTGAGCAGGCGCCGGTGTTCGCCGCCGTCGGCCCCATGCAGTTCGAGGTGGCCGCGCACCGCATGGAAACCGAGATCGGCGCCGCCATCACCTTGGAGTCGCTGCCCTACCAGGTGGCACGCATCGTGGATCCCGAGGACGCGGAGTTCATGAACAAGCAGGTCTCGGCCGAGGTGCTGACCCGGTCCGACGGCGTCATGCTGGTCCTGTTCTCCACACCGTGGCGGCTGGAGGGCTTCTTGCGGGACAACCCGACGATCACGCTGCGCTCGCTGGTGGCCGCTGCCGACGGGTGA